The nucleotide window ACGTGTAAGGGATAGCATCGCGAGGCCTTATGGGAATTGTAGtcaatttttaaaggaaaaacagATAAGCGAGTAGCCGTACTTAGAGAAGCAGGACACCAAAGCCCATGATCCCGCGCGAAAAGGTCTTGACGACCTGCGAGGCCGCCcttgagagagaaaagagaggcgGGGCGGAAGTTGCGCGTGCGCTTTAGGAGAGGAGCGGCCTAAAATGGCGCTGGGCAGGCAGGTGTACACTTTGCTCTTTCGCCGCACCTCCACCTTCGCCCTCACGATCGTGGTGGGCGCGCTGGTCTTTGAGCGGGTTTTCGACCAGGGCGCGGACGCTCTCTTCGAGCACCTGAACAAAGGAGTGAGTAAAAGAACCCGTGTGGGCCGGCCCGAGCCACGTACTGGCGGGGAATGCAGTCGGGGCTCGCTGAAGGTCAAGCGGTTCCCTGGAATGCGAAGGCTTTCGGCCTGTCGCGGCTCTTTCTGGGCTAGCCAACTTCCAGGCGCTGCCTGGACATCTCCGGAGTTGCTAACCTTTAGGtgctgcctggagatctccaggctggagatgcaggttgggaaattctcagtttggaggggtggagcctgaagcgggcggggtttgagaaggggagaaaaCTCAGCGAGGTATattgccatagactccaccttccaaagcagccatttactccagaaaaaat belongs to Eublepharis macularius isolate TG4126 chromosome 13, MPM_Emac_v1.0, whole genome shotgun sequence and includes:
- the LOC129341509 gene encoding cytochrome b-c1 complex subunit 9, which encodes MALGRQVYTLLFRRTSTFALTIVVGALVFERVFDQGADALFEHLNKGKLWKHIKHKYETAEE